One genomic region from Streptomyces sp. NBC_00582 encodes:
- a CDS encoding helix-turn-helix transcriptional regulator: MKSDRLLSILLLLQTRGRVPAPELAERLEVSVRTIYRDVEALSTAGVPVYAERGRHGGIELLPGFRTDVTGLTADESRALFILAAQGAHAALGLDAALGSALRKVMAALPAPHRPAAEVTSRRILVDATRWKGGPQPAVDLDTLQDAVFADRRLRLRYRHSGDSEPTAYTVDPYGLVAKAGVWYLVADRRGKPRLFRADRVRSAQVLDDPVRRRPGVELADAWDVLRRQVEESPGGFDVTVRVRRDRLDMFLRLNASVVADLPGGEDTEEGDWVTARLSYPSLPAVRQLLAFSDRVEVLSPPEAREELRAAAASVTELYQRTDRASTSNSQVSEVS, encoded by the coding sequence GTGAAGTCCGACCGTCTCCTGTCGATCCTGCTGCTCCTGCAGACCCGCGGCCGGGTCCCCGCCCCCGAACTCGCCGAACGCCTCGAAGTGTCGGTGCGCACGATCTACCGGGACGTCGAGGCCCTGTCCACCGCCGGCGTCCCCGTCTACGCCGAACGCGGCCGGCACGGCGGCATCGAACTGCTCCCCGGGTTCCGCACGGACGTCACCGGTCTGACCGCCGACGAGTCCCGCGCCCTGTTCATCCTGGCCGCCCAGGGCGCGCACGCCGCCCTCGGCCTGGACGCGGCCCTCGGTTCTGCGCTGCGCAAGGTGATGGCCGCGCTGCCCGCCCCGCACCGCCCCGCCGCCGAGGTGACCAGCCGCCGCATCCTGGTCGACGCCACCCGCTGGAAGGGCGGCCCCCAGCCCGCCGTCGACCTCGACACGCTCCAGGACGCGGTCTTCGCCGACCGGCGACTGCGCCTGCGCTACCGCCACAGCGGGGACTCCGAGCCCACCGCGTACACCGTCGACCCGTACGGGCTCGTCGCCAAGGCGGGCGTCTGGTACCTCGTCGCCGACCGGCGCGGAAAGCCCCGCCTCTTCCGTGCCGACCGGGTGCGCTCGGCGCAGGTGCTGGACGATCCCGTACGGCGTCGGCCGGGCGTCGAACTCGCCGACGCCTGGGATGTGCTGCGCCGCCAGGTCGAGGAGAGCCCCGGCGGATTCGACGTCACCGTCCGGGTCCGGCGCGACCGGCTCGACATGTTCCTGCGCCTGAACGCCTCGGTCGTCGCCGACCTCCCCGGCGGGGAGGACACGGAAGAGGGCGACTGGGTGACCGCCCGGCTGTCGTACCCCTCCCTGCCCGCGGTCCGCCAACTCCTCGCGTTCTCCGACCGGGTGGAGGTCCTCTCCCCGCCCGAGGCCCGCGAGGAACTGCGCGCCGCGGCCGCCTCTGTCACGGAGCTGTACCAGCGCACCGATCGGGCGTCGACGTCGAACTCCCAGGTCAGCGAGGTTTCCTGA
- a CDS encoding TIGR03086 family metal-binding protein, whose amino-acid sequence MSTTDPRPVYTRATEQAAALIRTVQPEQLDGPTPCAEFDVRTLLSHIVGGTRRVAIVGEGGDGLAEPSFIDGVEDDGWAEAYGGVRTRVVKAWESDERMATPVRVPWGEVPGDAALSGYVMELVTHTWDLAEALGHPLALDPELAEFALAAGHRNLPDPERDSRTPFASARPAAADAEAYTRLAAWLGREPLSRA is encoded by the coding sequence GTGAGCACCACCGACCCCCGCCCCGTCTACACCCGCGCGACCGAGCAGGCCGCCGCACTCATCCGGACCGTGCAGCCCGAGCAGCTCGACGGTCCGACCCCCTGCGCCGAGTTCGACGTACGGACGCTGCTGAGCCACATCGTGGGCGGCACCCGGCGGGTCGCGATCGTCGGCGAGGGCGGGGACGGGCTCGCCGAGCCCTCGTTCATCGACGGCGTCGAGGACGACGGCTGGGCGGAGGCCTACGGCGGGGTGCGCACCCGGGTGGTGAAGGCCTGGGAGAGCGACGAGCGGATGGCGACGCCGGTCCGGGTGCCGTGGGGCGAGGTCCCCGGTGACGCGGCGCTCTCCGGATATGTCATGGAGCTGGTGACCCACACCTGGGACCTCGCCGAGGCCCTCGGTCACCCGCTCGCCCTGGACCCGGAGCTGGCCGAGTTCGCCCTCGCGGCCGGCCACCGCAACCTGCCGGACCCGGAGCGCGACAGCCGCACCCCCTTCGCCTCGGCCCGCCCGGCCGCGGCCGACGCGGAGGCGTACACCCGCCTGGCGGCCTGGCTGGGCCGGGAGCCGCTCAGCCGAGCCTGA
- a CDS encoding thioesterase family protein → MPEAATAAAERATIGDSEFDRDTALTPRAPGVYDIDLSAGWTIINAVNGGYLLAVLGRALADALPHRDPFTISAHYLTASQPGPAVVRTDVVRTGRTLSTGQASLLQYDEEGNEIERIRVLASYGDLDSLPDDVRTTAKPPVLPPMDQCFGPEDGPAPVDGSSAIADRLMLKLDPSTLGWALGAPSGKGEMRAWFGLKDGRAPDPLSLLLAVDALPPTAFEIGLRGWVPTVELTVHVRCRPAPGPLRVSITTRNLAGGFLEEDAEVWDSADRLVAQSRQLARVRLG, encoded by the coding sequence ATGCCAGAAGCAGCTACCGCGGCGGCCGAGCGGGCCACCATCGGCGACAGCGAGTTCGACCGCGACACCGCGCTCACCCCGCGCGCCCCGGGCGTGTACGACATCGACCTCTCGGCCGGCTGGACGATCATCAACGCCGTCAACGGCGGTTATCTGCTCGCCGTCCTCGGCCGCGCCCTCGCGGACGCCCTCCCGCACCGCGACCCGTTCACCATCTCGGCCCACTACCTCACCGCCTCCCAGCCGGGGCCGGCCGTGGTCCGCACGGACGTGGTCCGCACCGGCCGCACCCTGTCCACCGGCCAGGCCTCGCTCCTGCAGTACGACGAGGAGGGCAACGAGATCGAGCGGATCCGCGTCCTCGCCTCCTACGGCGACCTCGACTCCCTCCCGGACGACGTCCGTACGACGGCGAAGCCCCCCGTCCTGCCGCCGATGGACCAGTGCTTCGGCCCCGAGGACGGACCGGCCCCCGTCGACGGCAGTTCCGCGATCGCCGACCGTCTGATGCTCAAGCTCGACCCCTCCACCCTCGGCTGGGCCCTGGGCGCGCCCTCAGGTAAGGGCGAGATGCGGGCCTGGTTCGGCCTCAAGGACGGCCGCGCACCCGACCCGCTCTCCCTCCTCCTCGCCGTCGACGCCCTGCCCCCGACCGCCTTCGAGATCGGCCTGCGGGGCTGGGTCCCCACGGTCGAACTCACCGTCCACGTCCGCTGCCGCCCGGCCCCCGGCCCGCTGCGCGTCTCCATCACCACCCGCAACCTCGCGGGCGGCTTCCTGGAGGAGGACGCCGAGGTCTGGGACAGCGCCGACCGTCTGGTGGCCCAGTCCCGGCAGCTGGCCCGCGTCAGGCTCGGCTGA
- a CDS encoding alpha/beta hydrolase: MSLTGTAFLYTLIALAVVAVALPLVLWSRIGGPRVLRGAARVLMLVFAQGTAVALVFVLVNNANNLYDDWSDLLGTSNHVQQAADLGADGTGGISLKRLPKVRQRFTQAQGPGMRQAGGVRVTQLRGRVSGVNAEVYVWLPPQYHEAAYAHRRFPVVELLPGYPGSPKSWFGSLRANGQLEPLMREGKVAPFILVAPRTTLLPGVDTGCANVPGTVNADTWLSIDVPRMVMDNFRAQPAPNGWAVAGYSAGAHCATKLAVAHPDRYRAAVSLSGYNDPVGERDSLAAQDPDLRRATNPYLMLARAAVPPAVALYLSGQPGDGYEAALALQKEAKAPTAVHVVYIPKSAGGHTMALWRPQVVPAFRWLSTQLDQHRIGARQAKRGTGDLGATPPAPSTAGSTREALASGTASRAASGRKR; the protein is encoded by the coding sequence ATGAGCCTCACCGGGACCGCGTTCCTCTACACCCTGATCGCGCTGGCCGTCGTCGCCGTCGCGCTCCCCCTCGTCCTGTGGTCGCGGATCGGGGGACCGAGAGTGCTGCGCGGCGCGGCCCGGGTGCTGATGCTGGTGTTCGCCCAGGGGACGGCCGTGGCACTGGTCTTCGTCCTCGTCAACAACGCCAACAACCTCTACGACGACTGGTCCGACCTCCTCGGCACGAGCAACCATGTGCAGCAGGCCGCCGACCTCGGCGCCGACGGCACGGGCGGGATCTCGCTGAAGCGTCTGCCGAAGGTCAGACAGAGGTTCACCCAGGCCCAGGGCCCCGGTATGCGCCAGGCCGGCGGGGTCCGCGTCACCCAGCTGCGGGGCCGGGTCTCCGGAGTGAACGCCGAGGTCTACGTCTGGCTGCCCCCGCAGTACCACGAGGCCGCCTACGCCCACCGCCGGTTCCCCGTGGTCGAGCTCCTGCCGGGCTACCCCGGCTCCCCCAAGTCGTGGTTCGGCTCGCTGCGCGCGAACGGGCAACTGGAGCCGCTGATGCGCGAGGGCAAGGTCGCGCCGTTCATCCTGGTCGCCCCGCGCACCACCCTGCTGCCCGGGGTGGACACCGGCTGCGCCAATGTGCCGGGCACGGTGAACGCCGACACCTGGCTGAGCATCGACGTGCCCAGGATGGTCATGGACAACTTCCGGGCCCAGCCCGCCCCCAACGGCTGGGCGGTCGCCGGGTACTCGGCCGGGGCGCACTGCGCGACGAAGCTGGCCGTCGCCCACCCCGACCGCTACCGGGCCGCCGTGAGCCTGTCCGGCTACAACGACCCCGTCGGCGAGCGGGACTCCCTGGCCGCCCAGGACCCCGACCTGCGTCGCGCCACCAACCCGTATCTGATGCTCGCCCGGGCGGCCGTCCCGCCGGCCGTGGCGCTCTATCTCTCCGGCCAGCCGGGCGACGGCTACGAGGCGGCGCTGGCGCTCCAGAAGGAGGCGAAGGCCCCGACGGCCGTGCACGTGGTGTACATCCCGAAGAGCGCGGGCGGACACACCATGGCGCTGTGGCGGCCGCAGGTCGTGCCGGCGTTCCGCTGGCTGAGCACCCAGCTCGACCAGCACCGGATCGGCGCCCGGCAGGCGAAGAGGGGTACGGGAGACCTGGGCGCTACTCCTCCCGCACCGTCGACCGCCGGTTCCACGCGCGAGGCGCTCGCCAGTGGAACCGCATCGCGAGCAGCCTCAGGACGAAAGCGGTAG
- a CDS encoding trimeric intracellular cation channel family protein yields MLQQIFSPSVQHTLDLIGIFVFAISGALLAVRKNFDVFGIAVLAEATALGGGLIRDVIIGAVPPAAFTDLGYFLTPLVAALLVIFLHPQVERIQSAVNVFDAAGLGLFCVTGTTKAYDYGLGLTASAALGLTTAVGGGVLRDVLANEVPSLLRWDRDLYAVPAIVGATLVVVCIRYDVLTPLASGVAAATAFVLRLLAMRFHWRAPRAWNRRSTVREE; encoded by the coding sequence GTGCTCCAGCAAATCTTCAGTCCCTCCGTCCAGCACACGCTCGACCTGATCGGCATCTTCGTCTTCGCCATCTCGGGAGCGCTGCTGGCCGTCCGCAAGAACTTCGACGTGTTCGGCATCGCCGTGCTCGCCGAGGCCACCGCGCTGGGCGGAGGACTGATCCGGGACGTGATCATCGGCGCCGTGCCCCCGGCGGCCTTCACCGACCTCGGGTACTTCCTCACGCCGCTGGTCGCCGCGCTGCTGGTGATCTTCCTCCACCCCCAGGTGGAGCGCATCCAGTCGGCCGTGAACGTCTTCGACGCGGCGGGCCTCGGCCTGTTCTGCGTCACGGGCACGACGAAGGCGTACGACTACGGCCTCGGCCTCACCGCGTCGGCGGCCCTCGGTCTGACGACCGCCGTCGGCGGCGGTGTGCTGCGGGACGTGCTGGCCAACGAGGTGCCGTCGCTGCTGCGCTGGGACCGCGATCTGTACGCGGTCCCGGCGATCGTCGGGGCCACCCTGGTGGTGGTCTGCATCCGCTACGACGTCCTCACCCCGCTGGCCAGCGGGGTCGCGGCGGCTACCGCTTTCGTCCTGAGGCTGCTCGCGATGCGGTTCCACTGGCGAGCGCCTCGCGCGTGGAACCGGCGGTCGACGGTGCGGGAGGAGTAG
- a CDS encoding M1 family metallopeptidase translates to MALSRSARLGALATAAASFLVIAASSAPTPGADGIGDGYFPQLGNGGFDARHYDLSLAYDPGTDRLDGRTTITARATQNLSSFDLDLQKLEVTRVEVNGRRAQFTRDGDEIRITPRGTLRKGSTFEVSVTYGGVPEPLGGPIVFGSDYGWMKTDDGVFVACEPNAASTWFPSSDHPSDKAAYDIRIKAPKGLTAVSNGRLVSTYDKGDSTYTHWRETKPMATYLATATIGKFDVRTGTTPGGTPIYVAVDPVLANSNNVDVYAVTAAATDYWSQVFGPYPFEETGAIVDDMPQAGFSLEVQSKPVYSAVRSESTIVHELAHQWFGDSVSVAHWKDIWLNEGFATYAQWLWAEHQGTRSAHDSFLAGYNARPADSAFWQITVGDPQRDTMFASAVYQRGAMTLQVLRERIGDAAFFKLLPAWTKLHRYGNADTDDFVRLAERVSGQQLDDLFQTWLFTTGKPTL, encoded by the coding sequence ATGGCACTCTCCCGTTCGGCACGTTTAGGGGCCCTCGCGACCGCGGCGGCCTCTTTTCTCGTCATCGCCGCCTCCTCCGCCCCCACCCCCGGCGCCGACGGCATCGGTGACGGCTACTTCCCCCAGCTCGGCAACGGCGGCTTCGACGCCCGCCACTACGACCTCTCCCTCGCCTACGATCCCGGCACCGACCGTCTCGACGGCCGTACCACGATCACCGCCCGCGCCACCCAGAACCTCTCCTCCTTCGACCTGGACCTGCAGAAACTGGAGGTCACCCGGGTCGAGGTGAACGGCAGACGGGCGCAGTTCACCCGCGACGGCGACGAGATCCGGATCACCCCGCGCGGAACGCTCCGCAAGGGGAGCACCTTCGAGGTCTCGGTCACCTACGGCGGTGTCCCCGAACCCCTCGGCGGCCCCATCGTGTTCGGCTCGGACTACGGCTGGATGAAGACCGACGACGGCGTGTTCGTCGCGTGTGAGCCCAACGCCGCCTCCACCTGGTTCCCGTCCAGCGACCACCCCTCCGACAAGGCCGCCTACGACATCCGGATCAAGGCGCCCAAGGGCCTGACCGCCGTCTCCAACGGCCGGCTGGTCTCGACGTACGACAAGGGCGACTCGACGTACACCCACTGGCGCGAGACGAAGCCGATGGCGACCTATCTCGCGACCGCCACGATCGGGAAGTTCGACGTGAGGACCGGGACCACCCCCGGCGGGACCCCGATCTACGTCGCCGTCGACCCGGTGCTCGCCAACAGCAACAACGTCGACGTGTACGCCGTGACGGCCGCCGCCACCGACTACTGGTCGCAGGTCTTCGGGCCGTACCCGTTCGAGGAGACCGGCGCGATCGTGGACGACATGCCGCAGGCCGGGTTCTCGCTGGAGGTGCAGTCCAAGCCGGTGTACTCGGCGGTGCGCAGCGAGTCGACGATCGTGCACGAGCTGGCCCACCAGTGGTTCGGCGACTCGGTGTCGGTGGCGCACTGGAAGGACATCTGGCTGAACGAGGGCTTCGCCACCTACGCCCAGTGGCTCTGGGCGGAGCACCAGGGCACCCGCTCCGCGCACGACTCCTTCCTGGCCGGCTACAACGCCCGCCCCGCCGACTCAGCCTTCTGGCAGATCACCGTCGGCGACCCGCAGCGCGACACGATGTTCGCCTCGGCCGTCTACCAGCGCGGCGCGATGACCCTCCAGGTCCTGCGCGAGCGGATCGGCGACGCGGCCTTCTTCAAGCTGCTCCCGGCCTGGACGAAACTGCACCGCTACGGCAACGCGGACACCGACGACTTCGTCCGCCTCGCGGAGAGGGTCTCCGGGCAGCAGCTCGACGACCTCTTCCAGACCTGGCTGTTCACCACCGGGAAACCGACCCTGTAA
- a CDS encoding ABC transporter ATP-binding protein, translating into MSDEKAVTIPAQASETRRTDGEVLLKVTGLQKHFPIKKGLLQRQVGAVHAVDGLDFEVRSGETLGVVGESGCGKSTMGRLITRLLEPTGGKVEFEGKDITHLGVGGMRPLRRDVQMIFQDPYSSLNPRHTIGTIVGAPFKLQGVTPEGGIKKEVQRLLSVVGLNPEHYNRYPHEFSGGQRQRIGIARALALNPKLVVADEPVSALDVSIQAQVVNLLDDLQQELGLTYVIIAHDLSVVRHVSDRIAVMYLGKIVELADRDLLYKSPMHPYTKALMSAVPIPDPKRRNAKSERILLKGDVPSPISPPSGCRFHTRCWKATEICKTTEPPLLQLRPGQQVACHHPENFADQAPQDTVLLTAAKEAAELVADEVLAESAETSAAVAAEVASSEEAPEPTRVSKTESQESTDK; encoded by the coding sequence GGTGTTGCTCAAGGTCACCGGGCTGCAGAAGCACTTCCCGATCAAGAAGGGCCTGCTCCAGCGGCAGGTCGGGGCGGTGCACGCGGTCGACGGACTGGACTTCGAGGTCCGCTCCGGCGAGACGCTCGGCGTCGTGGGCGAGTCCGGCTGCGGCAAGTCGACCATGGGCCGGCTGATCACCCGGCTGCTGGAGCCCACGGGCGGCAAGGTCGAGTTCGAGGGCAAGGACATCACGCATCTCGGCGTGGGCGGGATGCGTCCGCTGCGCCGCGACGTCCAGATGATCTTCCAGGACCCGTACTCCTCGCTGAACCCGCGCCACACCATCGGCACGATCGTCGGCGCTCCCTTCAAGCTCCAGGGCGTGACGCCCGAGGGCGGCATCAAGAAGGAAGTGCAGCGGCTGCTGTCCGTCGTGGGTCTCAACCCCGAGCACTACAACCGCTATCCGCACGAGTTCTCCGGCGGTCAGCGCCAGCGCATCGGCATCGCCCGCGCGCTCGCCCTGAACCCGAAGCTGGTCGTCGCCGACGAGCCGGTCTCCGCGCTCGACGTGTCGATCCAGGCCCAGGTCGTCAACCTGCTCGACGACCTCCAGCAGGAGCTGGGCCTGACGTACGTGATCATCGCGCACGACCTCTCGGTCGTCCGGCACGTCTCGGACCGGATCGCGGTGATGTACCTCGGCAAGATCGTGGAGCTGGCCGACCGCGACCTGCTCTACAAGTCGCCGATGCACCCGTACACCAAGGCGCTGATGTCGGCGGTACCGATCCCGGACCCCAAGCGCAGGAACGCCAAGAGCGAGCGGATCCTGCTCAAGGGCGACGTGCCCTCGCCGATCTCGCCGCCGAGCGGCTGCCGCTTCCACACCCGGTGCTGGAAGGCGACGGAGATCTGCAAGACCACCGAGCCGCCGCTGCTTCAGCTGCGCCCGGGTCAGCAGGTCGCCTGCCACCACCCGGAGAACTTCGCGGACCAGGCTCCGCAGGACACCGTCCTGCTGACCGCCGCGAAGGAGGCCGCGGAACTGGTGGCCGACGAGGTGCTCGCCGAGTCGGCGGAGACCTCGGCGGCGGTGGCGGCGGAGGTCGCCTCCTCCGAGGAGGCCCCCGAGCCGACCCGGGTCTCCAAGACCGAAAGCCAGGAGTCAACCGACAAGTAG